A genomic region of Cannabis sativa cultivar Pink pepper isolate KNU-18-1 chromosome 1, ASM2916894v1, whole genome shotgun sequence contains the following coding sequences:
- the LOC115704210 gene encoding uncharacterized protein LOC115704210 gives MASARKRSNNIQSLQDASGVWQSWSGGLEEVIVDYYKHIYLAGDADWNQVVSGISCSITDAHNADLLKPISSDEVRTALFQMHPDKAPGPDGMGPGFFQKHWDIVGPDLVAAACNFFESGTFPCNLNDTNLVLIPKKKSPTTMNDLRPIALCNVSYKVIAKVLANRMKLIIDQIISPTQSAFIPGRLISDNIMIAFEVMHYLKRKVHGKKGYMALKLDMSKAYDRVEWGYLRAVMVQMGFDQRWVNLIMACVSTVQYSIFHSGHVMGPISPTRGIRQGDPLSTYLFIICAEGFSALISRFERDRLLQGCRVCQGAPVISHMLFADDSYVFCQANNGSAGSIMSLLRRFECASGQQINFAKSSVFFSPNVNHQLRQDICSILHMPEASENSLYLGLPNIIGRNKNAILGFLKNKVLNRINSWSGKLLSGAGKEILLKTVVQSLPTYAMSVFLIPLGTCDEIEKLMAQFWWKTSSSKGNGIIWMNWDRLSLPKDEGGLGFRLLHDFNLAMLAKQGWRFLCHPDSLVSKVYKARYFPYDDFLSADLGRNPSYVWRSIWSAKDLVRRGARRTIGTGLSTPILHQPWLPDPDNPYITSSHVGLLGHNVSSLFMLEERNWDIELVRDMFNNRDANLILSIPLSFSASSDFWSWSKESSGHFSIPPKVRNFLWRAAAGTLPTCVNLRTKHVDIPSLCPVCHASPETVSHILLSCSFATSCWNHIGLPAGVYLDHSFASWLDSLFTILDEDRVCSLSMVCWSLWKARNSIVWKDKVLTIANVVTSARIALDHWRKAQDNNSLSHIYSGNCDDGTELWTKPDINTIKINVDAALFTSDNQYGYGMVARNDTGSLIVAQAHCFNGAFAPEVVEVMGIKEALSWIKRQGWQHVELESDSLVSIQAIRCRSPLSSVFGNLVQDCISLLLSLPFVKIRFVKRSANRLAHAVARMSRSLSGRLISESNAPVSILDIFGGSSSIGKPSTYLEPIATSVTIGELALGDVNLFVDAGFCVEDLKMGTGMVALDSNEVMLFSGVFSLSGPFEPHVVEAMLLFHGLFFYLRLGFKNITAFFDCLRLVLTVNGHDIRYNEFGTVLNEISYVPNEISP, from the exons ATGGCTAGTGCCCGTAAACGCAGTAATAATATTCAATCTCTTCAAGATGCTTCGGGTGTTTGGCAATCATGGAGCGGTGGCCTTGAGGAGGTAATTGTTGATTACTACAAACATATTTACTTAGCTGGTGATGCTGATTGGAATCAGGTTGTAAGCGGTATTTCATGCTCTATTACTGATGCTCACAATGCTGATCTGTTGAAGCCGATTTCAAGTGATGAGGTTCGGACAGCCCTTTTTCAGATGCACCCCGACAAAGCTCCGGGGCCTGACGGTATGGGACctggattttttcaaaaacattgGGATATAGTAGGCCCTGACcttgttgctgctgcttgtaATTTCTTTGAGTCAGGTACTTTTCCTTGTAATTTGAATGACACAAATCTGGTATTGATCCCTAAAAAGAAGTCTCCTACTACCATGAATGACCTTCGTCCCATTGCTTTGTGTAATGTTTCCTATAAGGTGATTGCGAAAGTTCTTGCTAATCGAATGAAGCTTATCATTGATCAGATTATTTCACCCACTCAAAGTGCTTTCATACCTGGGCGTCTTATTTCAGACAATATTATGATTGCCTTTGAAGTGATGCATTATCTCAAAAGAAAAGTCCATGGAAAGAAGGGCTATATGGCGCTAAAACTTGATATGAGCAAAGCATACGACCGGGTTGAATGGGGATATTTACGTGCTGTTATGGTTCAAATGGGCTTCGATCAACGATGGGTCAACTTGATTATGGCTTGTGTCTCTACTGTGCAATACTCTATCTTCCATAGTGGCCATGTCATGGGGCCAATCTCTCCAACAAGGGGTATTCGACAAGGTGACCCGCTCTCCacctatttatttatcatttgtgCCGAAGGATTTTCTGCTCTAATATCTCGGTTTGAACGAGACCGATTACTCCAAGGCTGCCGTGTCTGTCAAGGTGCTCCTGTGATATCTCATATGCTATTTGCTGATGATAGCTATGTTTTTTGTCAAGCTAACAATGGCTCTGCTGGTAGTATTATGTCTCTTCTCCGACGATTCGAATGTGCATCTGGACAACAAATCAATTTTGCGAAATCATCAGTCTTCTTTAGTCCAAATGTCAACCATCAGCTCCGCCAAGATATCTGCTCTATCCTACATATGCCTGAAGCTTCTGAAAATAGTCTTTATTTGGGTCTTCCCAACATTATCGGACGGAATAAAAATGCTATTCTTGGctttctaaaaaataaagtcTTGAATAGAATTAATAGTTGGTCTGGTAAACTGCTCTCTGGGGCAGGAAAGGAAATTCTCTTGAAGACTGTGGTTCAATCGCTTCCTACTTATGCGATGAGTGTTTTCCTCATTCCTCTTGGCACTTGTGATGAGATTGAAAAATTGATGGCTCAGTTTTGGTGGAAAACTTCAAGCAGCAAGGGTAATGGTATCATTTGGATGAACTGGGATCGCCTTTCGCTTCCTAAGGATGAGGGTGGGTTAGGCTTCCGTCTTCTCCATGATTTTAATCTAGCTATGCTTGCCAAGCAAGGGTGGAGATTTCTTTGCCATCCGGACTCTCTTGTTTCTAAAGTCTATAAAGCGCGGTATTTTCCTTATGATGACTTTCTCTCAGCTGATTTGGGGCGTAATCCCAGCTATGTGTGGCGTAGCATATGGAGTGCTAAGGATCTAGTTCGCCGTGGTGCTAGACGAACCATTGGTACTGGGTTATCTACTCCTATTCTGCATCAACCTTGGCTTCCTGACCCTGATAACCCGTACATCACTTCATCCCATGTGGGTCTCCTTGGCCACAATGTTAGCTCTCTTTTCATGCTTGAGGAGCGTAATTGGGATATTGAGCTAGTTCGGGACATGTTCAACAACCGGGATGCTAATCTTATTCTAAGTATTCCCCTCAGTTTTTCTGCTTCTTCTGATTTCTGGTCTTGGTCCAAAGAAAGCTCTGGCCATTTTTCG ATCCCACCAAAGGTTCGCAATTTTCTTTGGCGTGCTGCTGCTGGAACACTTCCGACTTGCGTCAACCTCAGAACGAAGCATGTAGACATTCCCTCACTGTGCCCGGTCTGTCATGCTTCTCCTGAAACTGTTTCTCATATTCTTCTGTCGTGTAGCTTTGCTACTTCTTGTTGGAATCACATTGGTTTGCCAGCCGGAGTCTACTTAGATCATTCCTTTGCCAGTTGGTTGGATAGTCTTTTTACTATTCTTGATGAAGACCGTGTGTGTTCTCTCTCTATGGTCTGTTGGTCCTTATGGAAAGCAAGGAATTCCATTGTTTGGAAGGACAAGGTCCTCACTATTGCAAATGTGGTAACATCAGCTCGTATTGCTCTTGATCACTGGCGAAAAGCTCAAGATAACAACTCTCTGTCTCATATTTACTCTGGTAATTGTGATGACGGAACTGAGCTTTGGACTAAACCTGATAtaaatacaatcaagatcaacgTTGATGCTGCACTTTTCACTAGCGATAACCAGTATGGCTATGGTATGGTTGCAAGGAATGACACTGGTTCTCTTATTGTTGCTCAAGCTCATTGTTTTAATGGAGCTTTCGCCCCTGAGGTTGTGGAAGTCATGGGAATCAAGGAGGCTCTAAGCTGGATCAAACGACAAGGATGGCAACATGTTGAGTTGGAGTCAGACAGCTTAGTTTCCATCCAAGCTATCCGGTGCCGCTCACCTCTCTCTTCTGTGTTTGGGAATTTAGTTCAAGATTGCATTTCACTTTTGCTTTCTTTGCCTTTTGTTAAAATacgttttgttaaacgatcagcAAACCGTCTAGCACATGCTGTTGCTAGAATGTCACGGTCTCTCTCTGGTCGTCTTATTTCTGAGTCTAATGCTCCAGTTTCTATTCTAGACATTTT TGGTGGTTCTTCGAGCATTGGTAAACCATCTACTTATTTGGAGCCGATAGCTACTTCTGTCACCATTGGAGAGTTGGCATTGGGTGATGTTAATCTTTTTGTTGATGCTGGATTTTGTGTTGAGGATTTGAAAATGGGAACGGGAATGGTTGCTTTGGACTCTAACGAGGTAATGTTGTTTTCTGGTGTGTTTTCTTTGTCTGGCCCTTTCGAGCCCCATGTTGTCGAGGCGATGTTGTTGTTTCATGGTCTTTTCTTTTACCTTCGGTTGGGCTTCAAAAATATTACTGCTTTTTTTGATTGCCTTCGTTTGGTCTTAACGGTCAATGGTCATGATATTCGTTATAATGAGTTTGGTACTGTGCTTAATGAAATATCTTATGTTCCTAATGAAATCTCTCCTTAG
- the LOC133035666 gene encoding uncharacterized protein LOC133035666: MSTLSWNCRGLGNPRARQFLENIVVQKKPNFLFLCETLCRKDTIERLRIKLGFEGAYCVDVQGHKGGIAMLWRYSDGVRLLGFSNSHIDIEVVSLNLTPWRLTGFYGEPNRSLRFKSWQLITTLSTESQLPWCIIGDINNVGNQNEKKGGRPYPSSLIEGFQHVLQSCDLVDMELKGHPYTWERGKGSENWVEIRLDKALVTHPWLDTFPNAVLTNGDVSSSDHTPIFLEPAPAISTVPVHLFRFENAWTREPICAQIFSILLGFEYASATSRKDQHMQQTSWRLGEKLNL; encoded by the coding sequence ATGAGTACTCTAAGTTGGAATTgtcgtgggcttgggaacccacggGCCCGACAATTCCTAGAGAACATTGTTGTTCAAAAGAAACccaactttcttttcttgtgtGAGACTTTGTGTAGAAAAGATACTATTGAAAGGCTTAGAATTAAACTGGGCTTTGAAGGAGCCTACTGTGTTGATGTCCAAGGTCACAAGGGTGGTATTGCAATGTTGTGGCGTTACAGTGATGGTGTGCGATTGCTGGGCTTCTCTAACAGCCACATTGACATTGAAGTCGTCTCTCTCAACCTCACTCCTTGGCGTTTAACTGGTTTCTACGGCGAGCCTAATCGAAGTCTTCGATTCAAATCTTGGCAATTAATTACCACTCTCTCTACTGAATCTCAACTTCCTTGGTGTATCATAGGCGATATTAATAATGTTGGTAATCAAAATGAAAAAAAGGGAGGCAGACCTTACCCTTCTTCACTCATAGAAGGTTTTCAACATGTTTTACAAAGCTGCGATTTGGTGGATATGGAGCTAAAAGGTCATCCCTACACCTGGGAACGTGGCAAGGGATCTGAAAACTGGGTTGAGATTCGTCTCGACAAGGCACTGGTCACTCATCCCTGGCTTGACACATTTCCAAATGCAGTCCTTACTAATGGTGATGTCTCTTCTTCTGATCACACACCTATATTTCTTGAGCCTGCCCCTGCTATTTCAACTGTTCCTGTTCATCTCTTTCGCTTTGAAAATGCCTGGACAAGGGAACCCATATGTGCTCAAATTTTTTCAATCCTGCTGGGATTCGAATACGCATCTGCCACTTCAAGAAAAGATCAACATATGCAGCAAACTTCTTGGCGATTGGGGGAGAAGCTTAACCTCTGA
- the LOC115705151 gene encoding LOW QUALITY PROTEIN: probable glutamate carboxypeptidase LAMP1 (The sequence of the model RefSeq protein was modified relative to this genomic sequence to represent the inferred CDS: deleted 2 bases in 2 codons) translates to MLIGKTKKIMLKTATFIAIVSSFVFYLLSPVPKSTYHSLYTSLSDNASISHHLYTLTRRPHIAGSAANAEAAAYVYSIFTSSDIPTHITSYRVALSYPVSRSLKLIPPPPDPPHEFELRQEVYDEDPYADAAKEVVPTFHAYAKSGTAVGPVVYVNYGRVEDYATLREMGVSVNGSVVLARYGEIFRGDIIRNAYKAGAIGALVYTDRKDYGGGGGGARWMPPSGVQMGTTYNALGDPTTPGWASTEECERISETEVEESGEVPMIPSLPVSGKDGELILMSIGGQVANDDWQGSVDAPVYRVGPGPGIVNLSYTCGVCNFSGELVIGTIENVIGVIEGAEEPDRFVILGNHRDAWTFGAVDPNSGTAALLEIAQRLGKLQKRGWKPRRTIILCNWDAEEFGLLGSTEWVEENRELLASRAVAYLNVDCAVSEPMFYASATPQLDDLLIQATQQVQDPDNSSRTVYDLWLASSNPVKIGRLGGGGSDFAAFVQHIGIPATMIAFDNGFPVYHSLYDDYVWMKKFGDPMFQRHVAVASVWGLVALWLADAEVLPFDYLSYAEELQKYTKELEIEIKGNKDISLTPLFKSIEELRKAATIINNQKKAVVENKGWKSIWRKDQSKLRELNDRLMMAERAFTDRDGLLERSWYKHLVYGPSKYDDYGSKSFPGIDDAVEMANKLNTAESWKLAQHEIWRVSRAVKQASQVLNGVLT, encoded by the exons atgttgattggaaaaaccaaaaaaataatgCTTAAAACAGCAACTTTTATAGCCATAGTCAGCTCCTTCGTCTTCTACCTCCTCTCACCGGTTCCCAAATCCACATACCATTCCCTCTACACTTCCTTATCTGATAATGCATCCATATCCCACCACctatacaccctcacgcgccgCCCCCACATCGCCGGCTCAGCCGCCAACGCCGAAGCCGCCGCCTACGTCTATTCCATCTTCACCTCCTCCGACATTCCCACCCACATAACCTCCTACCGCGTCGCCCTGAGCTACCCCGTTTCGCGTTCACTGAAGTTGATCCCTCCGCCGCCGGATCCGCCCCACGAGTTCGAGCTCCGACAGGAAGTCTACGACGAAGACCCTTACGCCGACGCGGCTAAAGAAGTCGTTCCCACGTTCCACGCCTACGCCAAGTCCGGCACTGCCGTCGGGCCGGTGGTCTACGTAAACTACGGACGCGTGGAAGACTACGCGACGCTGAGGGAGATGGGTGTGAGCGTGAACGGCTCCGTAGTCTTGGCAAGGTATGGAGAAATattcagaggtgatattattCGTAACGCGTACAAGGCTGGGGCGATTGGGGCGTTAGTTTATACTGATAGGAAGGACTACGGCGGCGGCGGCGGTGGAGCTCGGTGGATGCCGCCAAGTGGGGTCCAGATGGGTACTACTTATAATGCGCTTGGGGATCCTACCACGCCTGGGTGGGCGAGTACAGAGGAATGTGAAAGGATTTCGGAGACTGAGGTTGAGGAAAGTGGTGAAGTTCCGATGATACCTTCGCTGCCTGTGTCCGGTAAAGATGGTGAGTTGATACTTATGTCGATCGGTGGACAGGTGGCAAACGATGATTGGCAAGGGAGCGTTGACGCCCCTGTTTACAGAGTTGGACCTGGTCCGGGAATTGTGAACTTGAGTTACACA TGTGGGGTATGCAATTTTTCAGGGGAGCTTGTGATTGGGACAATTGAGAATGTTATTGGTGTGATTGAAGGAGCAGAAGAGCCTGATCG ATTTGTGATTCTGGGTAATCATCGAGATGCCTGGACATTTGGTGCTGTTGATCCAAATAGTGGAACTGCAGCTTTACTAGAG ATAGCTCAGAGACTAGGGAAGCTGCAAAAAAGAGGGTGGAAGCCTCGACGAACTATCATTTTGTGCAACTGGGATGCTGAGGAATTTGGCCTg CTTGGATCAACTGAGTGGGTAGAAGAGAACAGGGAGTTGCTAGCTTCAAGAGCTGTGGCTTACTTGAATGTTGACTGTGCTGTATCTGAACCAATGTTCTATGCCTCTGCAACTCCACAGCTTGATGATTTACTCATACAAGCTACTCAGCAG GTTCAAGACCCAGATAACTCGTCGCGGACTGTGTACGATTTATGGCTAGCTTCAAGCAATCCTGTGAAG ATTGGGAGGTTAGGAGGA GGAGGGTCAGATTTCGCAGCTTTTGTTCAACACATAGGAATTCCAGCAACTATGATAGCTTTTGACAATG GATTCCCTGTCTATCATTCATTGTAC GATGACTATGTTTGGATGAAAAAGTTTGGGGACCCTATGTTTCAAAGGCATGTTGCAG TGGCAAGTGTGTGGGGTTTGGTAGCTCTTTGGCTAGCAGACGCGGAGGTCTTGCCTTTCGATTATCTATCCTATGCTGAAGAGCTTCAG AAATACACAAAGGAATTGGAGATTGAGATCAAAGGTAACAAGGATATCAGCTTAACTCCTCTCTTCAAGTCAATAGAGGAGCTTAGAAAAGCTGCCACCATAATAAACAACCAGAAAAAG GCAGTGGTAGAAAACAAAGGTTGGAAATCCATTTGGAGGAAAGATCAATCCAAGCTGAGAGAGCTTAATGACAGACTCATGATGGCTGAACGAGCATTTACAGACCGAGATGGACTTTTAGAAAGGTCATGGTATAAGCATTTG GTTTATGGACCTTCCAAGTATGATGACTATGGATCTAAATCCTTTCCTGGCATTGATGATGCTGTTGAAATGGCAAACAAATTGAACACAGCTGAGTCTTGGAAACTAGCTCAACATGAAATTTGGAGGGTCTCCAGAGCTGTCAAGCAAGCCTCGCAGGTTCTTAACGGTGTACTCACATGA